The sequence GCAAAGACTGCCCTCGAAATACCCCAACGCATTCGCCACCATTAAAGACACGCCCTCATCACGCAAACGGCAACTCCCCAAGTTCTGATCCAGCAACCGTTCCAACTTACGAGTAAACGCCCGTTGCACCACCTGCTCAACATCCGGAGTCATCATCTTCCGATAACTCGCCAACATGGCCAGCCTATGGTCATCAAGCTTCTGCATCACCTCTTTCGGCAAGGAGTCTGCAAGCCGAAAAGTCACAAAATAAAACATCCCTTCTCGTTGCCAGTGAGGCAGCCGATTCCTGCTTCGTTCAACCGGTTCGATTGAGCTATTAAGAAAAGCGAGCGGGGGCAACTCTTTCATGCCATCAGCATGAAATATCCCAATGATCAATCAAGCCAATATTCAACCCCTCGCTCCAAAACACAGGAGGAGCGGCGGTCTCCAGGCCGCCGTCACCCATCAACCACGGCGGCCCGGAGACCGCCGCTCCTCACCTCAAATCCTTCTCCACCCTCACCGCACAAAACTTATAATTCGGCTGCCTGCTATACGGGTCCACCACCCCAATCGTCAGCTCATTCACCTGCGCATAATGCATCGGCAGAAAAACCTGCCCGCGCCCCACCGTCGCCGTCACCCGCGCCACCGCCTCCACCGTCCCACGTCGCGACACCACCCTCACCATTTTCCCATCGACCACCCCCAGGCCCTCCGCATCTGCCGGATGCACCTCCACCCACAACTCCTCCGAATACAACTTCCGTAAAATCGCCGACTTGCTCGTCCGCGTCTGCGTATGCCACTGCGCCGAAGTCCCCCTCCCCGTCAACAACACCAACGGATACTCTTCGCTCACCTTCTCCGGCACTTCACGCGGCGTCTCAAACACCAACCTCGCACGCCCGTTCGCCGTAAAAAATAGCCCATCCTCAAACAACCTTCGTTCCTTCCCCACAACATCCCCATCCCCCGCCTTCAACGGCCACTGCACCCCACCCTCCCGCGCCAACATCGCATACCCCTCAATCCCCGAAATCTCACAAGGCTGACCCACCGACACTGCCTTCATTTTCTCAAACACCACCTCCGGCGACGTCCATCCACGAAACAACTCCCCACATCCCCAATACTCGGCCACCAACCGAAAAATGTGAAAATCCGCCAGCGCCTGCCCCGGCGCCCGGCTCACCTTCCGCCCCAACCCGAACCGCCGCTCCGAATTAATAAACGTCCCCTCCTTCTCTCCCCAACCCGCCGCCGGCAACACCAAATCCGCCAGCTGCGCCGACTCCGTATTCCCAAACATGTCCTGCACCACAAAAAAATCCAGCTTCCCCACCAGCTCCTTAAACCGCTTCTGATTCATCCACGAATGCGCCCCATTCGTCGCCACCATCCACAAGCCCTTGATCTTCCCCTCACCAATCCCCTCAATGATCTGATCATACGCCCAGCTCCCCCGATCCGGAATCCGCCCCACCTCCATCCCCAGCGCACCCGCCACCTTTTCGCGATGCTCCGCCTTCGTGAAATCATGCCCCCCCAATAAGTTCGTCGTGTTCGAGAACAACCGCGATCCCATTGCATTACACTGACCCGTGATCGAATTCGCCCCCGTCCCGGGCCGCCCCATGTTCCCCGTCATCAACGCCACATTGATGATCGCCTGCGCCGTCCGCGTCGCCTCATGACCCTGGTTCACCCCCATCGTCCACCAGAACGACACCCGCTTCCCATTCGCCACCGTCCGCGCAAACAACTCAAACTCCTCCGCACTCAAACCCAACACCTCCAAATGATCCGCAAATTCAAAATCCTTCAAAAACTCCACTAACTCAACATACCCATCCACATGCCTCTCCACATACTCCAAGTCCACCCTCCCATTCACCACCAACCAATGCGCCAAACAATAAAACAACACCAAATCCGACTTAGGCTTAATGGCTAAGTGCTGCGTCGCCGCCATCGCCGTCTCTGTCTTTCTCGGATCAATCACCACAATCTCCGGTCCGTGTCGATTCCGCTCCACCCGCTGCCACATGATCGGGTGGGCAATGCACGGATTCGCCCCCACAAACACCAGCACATCACTCTCCTCAAAATCCGCATAGGTATACGGCGGCGCATCAAACCCAAAACTCTCCTTATACGCCGTCACCGCCGTCGCCATGCACTGCCGCGTATTCCCATCCCCATGCACCATCCCCATCCCAAACTTCGCCAGCGCCCCTAAAAAAAACATCTCCTCACACATGATCTGACCCGTGCTCAAAAACGCCACCGACTCCGCCCCATGCTGATCCATGATCGCCCCAAACCTCCGACAAAACACCTGCAACGCCTCATCCCAATCCACCGCATTCCCATCCAGCATCGGCACCACCGCCCGATCCTTCGCCCCCAGCGGCGTCAACGCCTCCCAACCCTTCGGACACGCCATCCCCAAGTTCACCGGATAACTCGAATCCGCCGTCAAGTTGATCGCCTGCCCCCGCTCATCCACATGCACCTTCAACCCGCACCCCGTCGAACAAAACCCACAAACCGAAGTCACCGTCCCATGCGGCGTCATCCTCAACGGCACATTCCCAAACCCAAACTTCCCCGGACTCTGCACCAGTTCTCTAGTCATCGGCCCATCCAACGACCTCAACAAGCCCGGCAACTTAAAATCGAGTCTCCTCTTCATCTTCGTCTTCATCAATGCATCTCCCTCCAGGAATTCGAAACCATCCTTGGTGACTCCACCGCCACAAAAAACAAATGCCGCTCCAGCACCTGCGCCATCACCGTGCTAAGCACCGACCCCGTCGCCCACCACGCCGCCAACCCACCCGCATTCACCATCCCCATCAACCCCAACAACGTCGACACCCCAAACAACACCGCCCTCGCCCTCACCACTCCACCTTTCAACTCCACCATCTTCCGCGCCGACCGATGATTCTCATGCCCCTCATCCATCAACGCCCCCCGCAACCTCAACCGATCCCGCACAAACAACCCCGTCCTCACCACCGTCGCCGCAAACCCCAAATGAATTGCCAGCAACGACGGCCCCATCCAACCCATCACCGCCGCCCCACCCGCACACCCCAACAACAACCCCGTGCCAAAAAAACTCCAGGCCGTGCTCCCCAAATTCCACAACACCCGCCGCGTATCCGCATACACCATCACCGAACAAAACACCCCCACCACCCCCACCAAAGCCGCCGCCCCCGTGGTCCACCCACCCGGAAAAACCGCCGCCAGCAACCCCACCATCAAAAACCCACCAAACACCACAATCTCCCTGCTCAACCACGACTTCCTCAATCCAAGAAAACAGCGCCAAGCCCGCATCGGCTGACCCAAATGCAACACACTCAACCCAATCCCAATCCCCAACACCCCCACTGCCAATCGATTCCCCCACTCCATCCCACCGGCCACCGGCAACAACAACCCCACCCCAAACAACCCCATCGCCATCTGCGTCAAAACCAACATCCACGCCAGCGGCCAATGCGCATCCTCCAATCGTAACTTCGCATCTCCAAAATCCCGCGCCCCCTGCGGCACCACTCTATCTGAAACATAACTCGTCGTCGGCTGCGTATAACTCGAATCAAAAGCCGTCGGCAACATTCTTACCTTGCCCATTCCCCCCTGATCCACGATCCGGATCGCAATCGCCTCACTCGGACAAGCCTGCACACAAGCCGGAGCCTCCCCCACCGCAAGCCTTTGCGAACACATGTCGCACTTCCTCACGATCCCCTTCTTCGAATTCCACTTCGGCACATCATACGGACACTTCATCACACAATACGAACACCCGATGCACTGATCATCCAGATGCCGCACAATCCCCGTCACGTCATCTTTCTCATAAGCCAATACCGGACACCCATTCGCACACGCCGGATCCACACAATGATGACAAGCCGTCGTCACCGTCTGCACGTAAGGCTGCATCCTCGTCCCCACCAGCATCCCCACATCCCGCCAGCTCTCCTCCTCATCCAACCCATTCAACGAATGACACGCCACCACACAAGCCTTGCACCCCGTGCATTGATCCAAGTTCACCTCAAACGCAAACTGATGCCCCACCCCCGGCTTCCCCATCGGCATCAGCTTCTTATAAAATCTCTCCTGCGAAGGCACTCCCGCCTGCTCCTCATGCCAGTCACTAAACCGCATCACCGCAGTCCCCAATGAACCCTGCTGCTTCAGCAACTCATCTACCAAAGATACGCGATGTTCTAGTAAGTTACTCATGAAAAACAAATGACCAAATCGCAATGTCCAATGCCCAATAAAAATCCCAACGTCCAATGCCAAACCCAAAGCCCGCAATCGTCATTGCTCATTCCCTTGGTCATTGGACGTTGGTCATTGGTCATTGACTCCACACTTCCTGCAACTCCCCCACCGTCCTCCGATTACAAAACTCCTGAAAGCTCTCCTCCCCCTCCCGCTTCGCCAGATAGCCCTTCAACATCGCCTCCAGCGTCCCTCCCAACGACTCAAACGGCACCCCCGTAAACACCTGTCGTCCTATCTTCCGATTCTCCCCAAACCCGCCTCCCACCGTAATATGATAGCCTTCTCCCGACTCACTCTTCACCTTCGTCCCCAACAACCCGATGTCCCCCATGAAATGCTGTGCACAACTATGCGCACACCCCGTGAAATGAATGTTCACCGGCTTGTCTAACTTTACCCGCTTGTCCATATAACTCATCATCGCGATCGCATGCCCCTTTGTATCAGTCGCCGCGAACTTGCAATAGCGATTCCCCGTGCACGCCACAAACCCACTCTTCAGTGGTGACTCCACGGTATCAAACCCCGCCCGCTGCAACGCCTTGCAGGCACTCGCCACAAACGCATCCGACACATTTGGAACAATAAAATTCTGCCACACCGTCAACCTCACCTCACCCGTCCCATAACTGTCCGCCACATCCGCCATCCGCTCCAACTGACGCGCCGTCAACTGCCCCACTGCCACCGCCACCCCGATATAATTCAACCCCGCCTGCTTCTGCGGATACACCCCCACATGCGTATGCCCCTGCTGCGAAAACTCCCTCGCTAACAACGCCTTCGAATCCTCCTTCACCCGTAACAACTTAAACCCGCCCAACGCCTCCACATCGTCCAGAAACCCTTCAAGCCCACGTCCCTCCACCAGATACTTCAAGCGCGCCTTCTTCCGATTCGTCCGATCCCCATCTCGAATAAACACCCTAACAATGGCCAGGATCACCCGATTTAACTCCTCCGGCTTCACCAAAACCCCCCAATCGCTCGCAAAGGTCTGATGTCCCGTCACCCCACCCAGACAAATCCGAAACCAAACCCCCGGCTTTATCCCCTCCTCATTCACCCCAATCCTCACCGCCGTCGCCCCAATGTCATTGGTATCTTCCACACTCCCCACCAACCCACCGCCATCATAGGCAATGTTGAACTTCCGCGGCAAATCATAAAACTCTTTGCTCGAAATCACAATCGTCGCCAGCTCATTCACAAACGGCCGAACATCAATTAATTCATACGGATCATAACCCGCACAAGGGTTCATTGTAAAGTTCCGCAAGTTATCCGCCCCCGCCCCCCGCGAGTGCAACCCACAAGCCTGGATCCGCCGCAAAACTTCCGGACAATCCTTCGGCTCAATCAAGCGAATCTGAAAATTGTTTCGCGTAGTAATCTGAATATATCCCGTCGTCAGTTCCCTCGCAATCGATGCCAGTTCTCTAAGTTGAAACGACTTTACCACCCCGCCAGGAATCCGCAGTCGGCACATATACCCATCCTTCACCGGATTCAGCCAGAACAAGCCATTCCACTTATGCCGAAACACAAAGTCCGTCTCCGGCTTCGCATTCCACCGCGCATCAATCGTCAACTGATCCATTGCATCAAACGGATGCAGATCATGTTTGATTCGCTCCTCCCTAGTCAACTCATCCGAGTTCGGCCCCGGAGGGGCAGCCTCTCCCACCGGTGCCGCCGCCATATCCCCAAAACTTACCCCCTTCGCATTCAATGCCGCAAAGAACCCCTGAAGATACTGCTTTTGCTCCGACGAAAAATCGTTCATCCCCGTGGCCGGAATGCCTTCGCTTGATCTGTTGGTTGAAAGTGCTACACTCATAAAATGATCGAGTTTGATTGGAGTGAATGCCCCGCTGTGTGGCGCGATCCCGAAAGGATGGGCGGCCTCTGGTGCTTCGACCAAACCAGGCTTCCGATTTCATACTTGTTTGAAAATCTTGGGCGCGGCGTCACCTTGGAAGAGTTCGTTGACTGGTATCCGCCCGTCACGATGGAACATTGCCGGGCAGTGCTCGAGTTCGCCGCGCAACGATCTGCAGAACGCGGGATCCCTGAGCTAGCCTCGGCATGAGGATTATCCTCGACAACTGCACACCTGCACCACTCCGCCGCCATCTGGTTGGCCATGAGGTCACACTCGCCGCCCAACGCGGCTGGGCCGCCCTCTCCAATGGCGACCTCATCAAAGTCGCTGAATCCGAGTTCGATCTCCTGATCACCTGTGATCGCAATCTCCGGTATCAACAGAACCTGACAGGAAGAACCATCGCCATCCTTGAACTCGGCGTCCAACAATGGCCGGATCTGAAGCCCTTGGCGCCAATGGTAGCACAGGCGGTCGATACCATCAGTCCAGGTCAATACCTCATCATCCTCGAAAGAGAATGAATTCATCCCGTTAAGAATTCGAAAGTCAGTAAACGTCGCGAGCATACCGTTTCCCTTTCTTCAATTCAGCGACATAAGCCGCCGCCGCATCCGCCGTCTTCCCCCCATGCTGCGCCACTACTTCACGAAGTGCCGCATCCACATCCTTTGCCATCCGCGACGCATCCCCGCACACATAAAAATGCGCGCCCTCCTCCAACCACTTCCATAACTCCTCACCCTTCTCCAGCATCCGCTGCTGCACATAAATCTTCTCCACCTGATCCCGCGAAAACGCCAGGTCAAGCCTCGTCAAAAACCCATCCGCCTTCCAAGCTTCAATCTCGTCCTCATAAAGATAATCCGAAACCCGATACTGATCCCCAAAAAACAACCAGTTTTTCCCCTTCGCCCCCGTCGCCTGCCGCTCCTGCAAGAACGCCCTGAACGGCGCTATACCCGTCCCCGGTCCCACCATGATCATCGGCGTCCCCCCCCCCCCCGGCCCCCGAAAATGTTCCGCCGTGTGAACAAACCCCCCCGCCTCAACACAACGCTCCGCCAGATAAGTCGAAGCCACCCCTTTGTGCCCCACCCCATCCACATCATACTTCACCACCCCCACACACAAATGCACTTCATCAGGATTCGCCTTCTGACTCGACGCAATCGAATACAACCTCGGATTCAACTTTCGCAGCGATCCCACCCACTCCTGCACCTCCACCTGTTTCTCCGGCAACTTACCCATCAAACCCCGAACTTCAAAATGCTCCGTCAACGCATCAAACAACCGCATCTCGCCCAACTTCGGAACCGACACCAAAACATCGCCCTCAAACCCATACCCCTTGATCACTCGTTCGACCACCTCAGGGCAATTCTTCACCCTCACCCCAAGCGCATCCCCCGTCTCATACACCAGTCCCGAACCCTCCAATGAAAACGCCAGATGCCGGGTATCCTTCGCCGATACCTCACCATTCAACTTCACGTTCTTCACCAACGCCGCCGGAAACGGATTGCCCTTGTGATACTTCTCCCCCGACTCAGACTCCGATTCAACCACCACCACTTCGTTGACCTGCTTGCCTTTCTCCGCCACTCCACTCAACGCCTTGAACACTCCCTCACTCCAACCCTTCGCCGCATCATCAAAATCCACATCACAATCCACCCGCGGATGCACCCTCGCCGCCCCAAGCACCTCCAATCGCTCATCCAACATGCGCCCCGCAAGACAAAACGTCTCCCCATAATTCAGATCTCCCAACGCCAGCACCGAATACCTCACCCCATTCAACTTCGGTGACGAACCATTCAGATTCATGCCCTCCCAAAACGCCACCGCATTGTCCGGCATCTCTCCCTCACCCCAGGTGCTGCTGATCACCAAGACATTCTTCTCTTTCGACAAGTCCGCTGGACTCAGCGCCTCCATCCCACAAGCCCTTGCCTGAAATCCACGTCCATTCGCCTCCTTCGCCAGCTTCTTCGCCAAACTTTCCGCATTGCCACTCTGACTCCCAAACAAAATCAACAAAGGTTCCTGAACTTCGGTAGCCACCTCGCCCGCCTGACCGCGACTTAGAACGCCCGCCAAAAATCCATTGAGCCAGGCTCGTTGATCCGCCGTAAAAGGCGCACTTTCAGGAATGATGGGCACAGTGTTCATACAATACAAATCGTGGTCAGGCGTTGGCAGCCAAGGAGGAAATCGACAATCAAAAATCAATCGTCATCTGCACATAAGCGAAGTCCGCATCATCGCTCGCGCCTGTCGCCTTCAAATAATCACCCGCAAAAAAGTGACTGTAACCCGCCAGAAAGCTCAAATGCTTCGCCGCCTTCCAACTCACCGTAAAATCCAGCTCGGTTCCTGCAAAACTATCTGCGCCTGCCTTCACCGGACGAACCGCCGTCACTCCATTGGCGCGATACCATGAGTCCGCTGTATCCGCGATCCAAAAACCATGATAGTCCAGTTGCAACTTCACCGTCTTGCTCGGCATCATTGAAAAACTGACCGCCGGGTTATGAATGTTCTGCCAGGAGAACACATCCATGTAACCATAGAACTTGTGATTGGTCGGAAACAAGTTCTGAAACGTCCCCACATCTCCATCACTAGGATCACTGTCGCCCGTCGCATAATTGTATTCGACAAACAACCTCGGTTTCCAGGCACTTTTTAACCACACATAACCCGCCCCCCAATGACCCGCAAACGCGGTCAGATCCTTGCCCTTCACATCGCCAAACTGAAACGCCATCTCCGACTCGTAATCAAATCCACCCAGCTTGGCCGGGTCAGCCTTCACACGAACTCCGAGCGTCGCAAAGTTGCTGTCCCCCACCGCATACGACTCATGCAAATGAAACACATACAAATCCGTCACCTGCACCGGCACCGCCTTGGTGCTGAAATACAGACCACTGAAAATCTGATCCCTGCCCGTCTCATTGCCATCAAACGCATCACTGTCGTTAAACCCATCCTTGTCCGGCACCACCACACTCGATGCGAAAGCATCCAGACTCCACAACTCCGCTCCATAATGCAACTTCACCGCATCGAACGTGCGACCAATGTTGTTCCAGTCGAACCCACCCACAAGCCGTTCGTCACCAAAAGAAAGCAACTGCCGGCCAATCGTCACATTAAAATTCTTGTCCCCAATCTGCACATAAGCCTGACGCAAATCAATCGGATCATCCCCCTCCGCCCCCAAGGCACCAGGAACATTCGGCCGGTCCGAATCAATCTCAAACGAACTCTGCCCCTGCACATAAAACGTCAGAAAATCCGTTGGTTTGATCTTCACCCCTAGCCGCGCCCTTTGCAGCAACCACGAGTCATCGGTCAGACTGTTGACCGAATCATTAAAATCAAAGTTGTTCTCTCGATATTCAAACCGCAGACGTTCTTGAAAATCGAACACCACCCTGCCTTCAAGTAGTGACAGTGGATTATCATCCGGCGGCGGCAGCACCGGTTCTTTGGTTGACGCCTTTTCACCACCCATAACAGGCAGGGATAAAGCAACGAAAAAAGCACATGTGGGGAGGCTAAGTTTCATAGATTTGGTTGATGCTTAAAAAATACTTATCACTAACAATGGGGGTAACTAACTTCATTTACGCAACCTGCGTAGGCACCAGCCCCATCTGAGCTTCTGCAAGCTCAATCGAAGGCTGGAAATTCGGCTCAAGGCTCGGCCTGATGTGCGAGCGATCATTGAGAAAAGTAATCAGCCGCTCGCGCAGCTCGTAATAACGCGGATCTTCCATGATCGCCTTGCGATCCCTCGGACGCTCGAATGGCACTTTCATGATGTCACCCAGCTCAGCCTCAGGACCATCGGTCATCATCAGCACCCGATCACTTAAGAAAATCGCTTCATCCACATCGTGTGTCACCATCAGCGTCGTGATGCGAAATTTTCGCCATAGATCCAACAACACCTGCTGCAACTCAAATCGAGTCAAAGCATCCAGCATCCCAAACGGCTCATCCAACAGCAACATCTTCGGCTGCAACGCAAACGCCCGCGCAATGCCCACCCGTTGACGCATCCCTTGCGAAAGCTCCGCCGGACGTTTGTGCATCGACTCACTCAGTCCCACCACGCTCAAATAATACTCCGCCACCTGACGCCGCTCACTTTTGCTGGCCGTGAAATAAACCTGATTCACTCCCAGCATCACATTCTCAAATGCCGTCATCCAAGGCAGCAAACAAGGCGACTGAAACACCACGCCGCGATCCGGCCCCGCCTCATCAGTTTCCCTGCCATCCAGAATGATGCCGCCCTTCGTCGCCTCACTTAACCCTGCCACAATCGACAGCACCGTGCTCTTCCCGCATCCGGAATGGCCTATCAAAGTCGCAAACTCTCCCTCCGCCAGTTTCGCGGAAAAATCTTTTACGATCACCGACTCACCACCGTCAGTCTTCGGATACGCCTTCCACAAACGGCTGACTTCCAACATGGGTTTTGCAAACGCATTCATAGTCATGGAACAAGCTCAATGGTTTCCTGTTTCTGTTCATTGCGCCGACGTGGCCCGCGATCACTAATCCACGGCCTGCTCCGCCTCATGCGCAGGTCTTCCGGTAAAATGTCTGGGAGCACCAGTTTCCTGCTGATGGACACCCGCTGCTTGGCTTTGGATTCCAAAAGCAAATTAATTAGTTCACTGCGCAAAGACTTAAACACCGGATCATGATTGACCGCCTTGCGATCCCTCGGGCGTTCAATTGGCACCAACAAACTTTTTCCCAAGGTGGCGGGCGAAGTCGGCAACAGTGGAATCACCCGATCCGCCAACAGCAACGCCTCATCCGGATCATTCGTGATCCAAATCACCGTCTTGCGTTCCCGCTGCCAGATACTGCTGATGTCATCCTGCAACGTGGCACGAGTTAGCGCATCCAAAGCACTCAACGGTTCATCCAGCAGCAACACTTTTGAGTCCATCGACAACGCCCTCGCCACTGAAACCCGCTGCCGCATCCCACCCGACAACTCACGCGGAAACTTGTCACCTGCATGACTCAGCTTCACCATCGCCACATGCTTGTCCACATGCGCCGCACGCTCTTCCTTCGACCACTGCGGATACAATTGATTCACCGCGAGAGCGATGTTTTCCTTTACCGTGAGCCAAGGCAACAGCGAGTAATTCTGAAACACCAGCGCCCGATCCGGCCCGGGCCCTGTCACCGGCTTGCCATCCAGCAGCACTTCACCTGTATCCGGCTTCGCCAGCCCAGAAATCAAATTCATCAAGGAAGTCTTGCCCGTCCCAGAGTATCCAATGATACAGACAAACTCACCCTCTTCGACCTCAATGTTGATGTCTTTCAACACCTCATGGTTAGCATACGATTTGGAAACATTTTTTAAAGAGATCATTGGATTTATGATTTAAAATTTATGATTGATGATTTAGAGGTTCCTTCATGACCTCCGAAGATTTAAAAAATAGAACAATGGACTTTGCTGTTAGGGTGTTAAAGCTGGTAGCTGCGCTGCCCAAAAACGTTGCTGGCAAGACGGTCGGCAATCAGCTCGCGAGAAGTGGAACGTCTGTGGCCGCGAACTACCGCGCGGCCTTGCGGGCAAAATCGACTCCTGACTTTATCAACAAAATCACAATCATTCTTGAAGAGGCTGATGAGAGCAGTTTCTGGATGGAGTTGACCGATCGCGCGGAATTGCTCCCGCCCGGAAAGATCACCGCCCTTCGCCAGGAAGCGGAAGAACTCGTCAAAATCTTTAACGCCACCCGCAGCACCTCGAAGAGAAAAGCAGCTTCCTCCAC comes from Phragmitibacter flavus and encodes:
- a CDS encoding four helix bundle protein; translation: MTSEDLKNRTMDFAVRVLKLVAALPKNVAGKTVGNQLARSGTSVAANYRAALRAKSTPDFINKITIILEEADESSFWMELTDRAELLPPGKITALRQEAEELVKIFNATRSTSKRKAASSTNSRKRPNQQS